A window of the Athene noctua chromosome 31, bAthNoc1.hap1.1, whole genome shotgun sequence genome harbors these coding sequences:
- the TYK2 gene encoding non-receptor tyrosine-protein kinase TYK2 isoform X1 → MRGAGNPRAGDVVSGARCLKRLQAPPQSAGVCSPAGASSGAIAMSLCQCAAKHGESDADGCCFSASGGVKVCLHWSGEEERERCQTYTQGTLSAEEICIDLARRIGITPLCYSLFALYDTQSRVWLPPNHLFKISKDTNFNLLFRMRYYFRNWHGMNDKEPAVYRNVPRQSDSPDEKLQGGALLDKSSFEYLFEQGKFEFINDVASLKDLQTEQEVQRFKNESLGMAVLHLSHIAIKKGISLEEVARKYSFKDCIPRSFYRQIQQNNYLTKFRMKNVFKKFVQRFQRHTVSAGKLTVQDVMYKYLATLEHLAPRFGSELFPVLSLETSSEGEKVQLYVNGGHSQLEHAHALLPKDQPITHEVLVTGTTGIQWRPVPGESVENFSHRGYFGRKSRNKELEPKGPTQPAERSELKWAHFCDFREITHIVVKDCRVSINRQDNKCLEVVLPSSESALSLVSLVDGYFRLTADSSHYLCHEVAPPRLVMSIMNGIHGPMQEEFVFAKLRREEQEEGLYIIRWSVLDFNRMILSVVKKSHQQAPGVQAALKYRQFRIQKKGNSFVLEGWDREFSTLRELLDVLKGCTLRSGEESFTVKRCCPPKPGEISDLLITRKVKDSTKQILNLTQLSFHQIRKNEITQRAHLGQGTRTNIYDGLLNVCGTTGADDEAEYFSTEQNNNSREMHVVLKVLDPSHRDIALAFFETASLMSQVSHVHLAFVHGVCVRGSENIMVEEFVEHGPLDVLLRKEKGRVTVGWKITVAKQLASALSYLEDKNLVHGNVCAKNILLARKGLEDGSVPFVKLSDPGVSFTVLSREERVDRIPWIAPECVRDVGNLSTAADKWSFGTTLLEICFDADVPLKERTPSEVTRLFLSLHPHFLRSGVDPGWIQVGDLVFFPFSQKERFYEKRHRLPEPSCKELATLISQCLNYTPVERPSFRTILRDLTQLQPHNLVDVTSVNPDFPVSDPTVFQKRYLKKIRELGEGHFGKVSLYCYDPTNDGTGEMVAVKSLKSGCSQQLLTSWKREIEILKTLYHENIVKYKGCCSEQGEKIVQLIMEYVPLGSLRDYLPKHNVSLAHILLFAQQICEGMAYLHSLHYIHRDLAARNVLLENENVVKIGDFGLAKAIPEGHEYYRVCEDGDSPVFWYAVECLKECKFYYASDVWSFGVTLYELLTRCDSSQSPPAKFIEMIGATQGQMTVLRLIELLDRGKRLPSPKDCPCEIYRLMKNCWEAEASFRPAFRNLVPILRSFHEKYRAQAPSVFSLC, encoded by the exons ATGCGGGGTGCGGGGAACCCTCGTGCCGGGGACGTGGTGAGTGGAGCACGATGCTTGAAAAGGCTTCAGGCCCCCCCCCAAAGCGCCGGGGTTTGCTCCCCAG CTGGGGCGTCCTCGGGGGCCATCGCCATGTCTCTGTGCCAATGCGCGGCGAAACACGGCGAGTCGGACGCCGACGGCTGCTGCTTCTCGGCGAGCGGCGGCGTGAAGGTTTGTCTGCACTGGAGTGGCGAGGAGGAGCGGGAGAGGTGCCAGACCTACACCCAGGGCACGCTCAGCGCCGAGGAGATCTGCATCGACCTCGCCCGGAGGATCG GCATCACGCCGCTGTGCTACAGCCTCTTCGCCCTCTATGACACCCAGAGCCGCGTCTGGCTCCCGCCCAACCACCTCTTCAAAATCAGCAAAGACACCAACTTCAACCTGCTTTTCCGCATGAG gtACTACTTTCGGAATTGGCATGGGATGAACGACAAGGAACCGGCGGTTTATCGCAACGTGCCCCGACAGAGCGACTCCCCCGATGAGAAGCTGCAAGGAGGAGCCTTGCTCGACAAATCGTCCTTCGAGTATCTGTTTGAGCAG GGAAAATTTGAATTCATCAACGATGTCGCATCTTTGAAAGACCTCCAGACCGAGCAGGAGGTCCAGAGGTTCAAGAATGAAAGCTTGGGCATGGCCGTGCTTCACCTCTCGCACATCGCCATCAAAAAAGGCATCTCTCTTGAGGAAGTGGCCAGAAAATACAG CTTCAAGGACTGCATCCCTCGTTCCTTCTACCGCCAGATCCAGCAGAACAACTACCTGACCAAATTCCGCATGAAAAACGTCTTCAAGAAGTTCGTGCAGCGTTTCCAGCGCCACACGGTCAGCGCCGGCAAGCTGACGGTGCAGGACGTCATGTACAAGTACCTGGCTACCCTGGAGCACCTCGCCCCTCGCTTCGGGAGCGAGCTCTTCCCCGTGCTCTCCTTGGAGACCTCCTCCGAAGGGGAGAAGGTGCAGCTCTATGTCAACGGGGGCCATTCGCAGCTGGAGCACGCGCACGCGCTGCTCCCCAAGGACCAGCCCATCACCCACGAGGTCCTTGTCACCGGCACGACCGGGATCCAGTGGCGGCCGGTGCCCGGAGAG AGCGTCGAGAACTTCTCCCATCGCGGATATTTTGGgagaaagagcagaaacaaaGAACTGGAGCCCAAGGGGCCGACGCAGCCGGCGGAGCGGAGCGAGCTGAAATGGGCCCATTTCTGCGATTTCCGGGAGATCACACACATCGTCGTCAAGGACTGCAGGGTCAGCATCAACCGGCAGGACAACAAGTGCCTG gAGGTGGTTCTCCCGTCCTCCGAGAGCGCGCTCTCCTTGGTCTCGCTGGTGGATGGTTATTTCCGACTCACGGCCGATTCTAGCCACTACCTGTGTCACGAAGTGGCTCCGCCGCGGCTCGTGATGAGCATCATGAACGGCATCCACGGGCCCATGCA GGAGGAGTTTGTTTTTGCCAAACTGCGacgggaggagcaggaggaagggctcTACATCATCCGCTGGAGCGTCCTTGACTTCAACAGGATGATTCTCTCCGTGGTGAAAAAGAGCCACCAGCAG GCTcccggggtgcaggcagccctcAAGTACAGGCAGTTCCGGAtccaaaaaaaaggaaactccTTTGTGCTGGAAGGGTGGGACCGGGAGTTTTCTACTTTGAGGGAGCTCTTGGATGTACTCAAGGGCTGCACGCTCAGGTCTGGCGAGGAAAGCTTCACGGTGAAGAGATGCTGCCCCCCCAAACCAGGAG AGATCTCGGACCTGCTGATCACACGAAAGGTGAAGGACAGCACGAAACAGATCCTTAACCTGACCCAGCTCAGCTTCCACCAGATCCGCAAGAACGAGATCACCCAG CGAGCCCACCTGGGGCAGGGCACCCGCACGAACATCTACGACGGGCTCCTGAACGTCTGCGGGACCACCGGGGCCGATGACGAAGCCGAGTATTTCTCCACTGAGCAGAATAACAACAGCCGGGAGATGCACGTGGTCCTCAAAGTCCTGGACCCCAGCCACAGAGACATCGCCCTG GCGTTTTTCGAGACAGCCAGCCTGATGAGCCAAGTGTCACACGTTCACTTGGCTTTCGTGCACGGCGTCTGCGTGCGAGGCTCCGAGA ACATCATGGTGGAGGAGTTCGTGGAACACGGACCTCTGGACGTGCTGCTGCGGAAAGAGAAAGGCCGGGTCACCGTGGGCTGGAAAATCACCGTGGCCAAGCAGTTGGCCAGTGCCTTGAGCTACCTG GAAGACAAAAACCTGGTGCACGGCAACGTGTGTGCAAAAAACATCCTGCTGGCCAGGAAAGGGCTGGAAGATGGATCCGTGCCTTTCGTGAAGCTCAGCGACCCCGGAGTCAGCTTTACAGTGCTCTCCCGAGAAG AACGCGTGGACCGGATCCCCTGGATCGCCCCAGAATGCGTCCGGGATGTGGGAAACCTCAGCACAGCGGCCGACAAATGGAGCTTTGGCACCACGTTGCTGGAAATCTGCTTCGACGCCGACGTCCCGCTCAAAGAGCGCACTCCTTCGGAGGTGACTcgcctcttcctctccctccatcCCCACTTTCTTCGTTCTGGGGTGGATCCTGGGTGGATCCAGGTTGGAGacctggttttctttcctttctctcagaaagaaCGTTTCTACGAGAAGAGGCATCGCCTGCCCGAGCCGTCCTGCAAGGAGCTGGCCACCCTCATCTCTCAGTGCCTGAACTACACCCCCGTCGAGCGGCCGTCCTTCCGCACCATCCTGCGGGATCTCACCCAGCTCCAGCCGCACA ATCTCGTAGACGTCACCTCGGTGAACCCCGACTTCCCAGTGTCAGACCCCACCGTCTTCCAGAAGCGTTACCTGAAAAAGATTCGGGAGCTGGGGGAG GGTCACTTCGGCAAGGTGAGCCTGTATTGCTACGACCCCACCAACGATGGAACGGGGGAAATGGTGGCCGTCAAATCCCTCAAAtctggctgcagccagcagctgctgacCAGCTGGAAGAGGGAGATTGAGATCCTCAAGACGCTTTATCACGAAAACATCGTCAAGTACAAGGGATGCTGCAGCGAGCAGG gaGAGAAGATTGTGCAGCTGATCATGGAGTACGTGCCCCTCGGCAGCCTGCGAGACTACCTGCCCAAGCACAACGTCAGCCTGGCGCACATCCTGCTCTTCGCCCAGCAGATCTGTGAG gGCATGGCCTATCTCCACTCCCTCCACTACATCCACAGGGACCTCGCCGCCCGCAACGTGCTGCTGGAGAACGAAAACGTGGTGAAAATCGGGGATTTTGGTTTAGCCAAAGCCATCCCCGAGGGCCACGAGTATTACCGGGTCTGCGAGGATGGGGACAGCCCCGTCTTTTG GTACGCCGTGGAGTGCCTCAAGGAGTGTAAGTTTTACTACGCGTCCGATGTCTGGTCCTTCGGGGTGACGCTCTACGAGCTCCTGACCCGCTGTGACTCCAGCCAGAGCCCTCCTGCG aaattcATCGAGATGATCGGGGCGACGCAGGGGCAGATGACGGTGCTGAGGCTGATCGAGCTGCTGGACAGGGGGAAGAGGCTGCCGAGTCCCAAGGACTGTCCTTGCGAG ATCTACCGGCTGATGAAGAACTGCTGGGAAGCGGAAGCCTCCTTCCGCCCGGCCTTCCGCAACCTCGTCCCCATCCTCAGGAGCTTCCACGAGAAGTACAGGGCTCAGGCT
- the TYK2 gene encoding non-receptor tyrosine-protein kinase TYK2 isoform X3 — protein MSLCQCAAKHGESDADGCCFSASGGVKVCLHWSGEEERERCQTYTQGTLSAEEICIDLARRIGITPLCYSLFALYDTQSRVWLPPNHLFKISKDTNFNLLFRMRYYFRNWHGMNDKEPAVYRNVPRQSDSPDEKLQGGALLDKSSFEYLFEQGKFEFINDVASLKDLQTEQEVQRFKNESLGMAVLHLSHIAIKKGISLEEVARKYSFKDCIPRSFYRQIQQNNYLTKFRMKNVFKKFVQRFQRHTVSAGKLTVQDVMYKYLATLEHLAPRFGSELFPVLSLETSSEGEKVQLYVNGGHSQLEHAHALLPKDQPITHEVLVTGTTGIQWRPVPGESVENFSHRGYFGRKSRNKELEPKGPTQPAERSELKWAHFCDFREITHIVVKDCRVSINRQDNKCLEVVLPSSESALSLVSLVDGYFRLTADSSHYLCHEVAPPRLVMSIMNGIHGPMQEEFVFAKLRREEQEEGLYIIRWSVLDFNRMILSVVKKSHQQAPGVQAALKYRQFRIQKKGNSFVLEGWDREFSTLRELLDVLKGCTLRSGEESFTVKRCCPPKPGEISDLLITRKVKDSTKQILNLTQLSFHQIRKNEITQRAHLGQGTRTNIYDGLLNVCGTTGADDEAEYFSTEQNNNSREMHVVLKVLDPSHRDIALAFFETASLMSQVSHVHLAFVHGVCVRGSENIMVEEFVEHGPLDVLLRKEKGRVTVGWKITVAKQLASALSYLEDKNLVHGNVCAKNILLARKGLEDGSVPFVKLSDPGVSFTVLSREERVDRIPWIAPECVRDVGNLSTAADKWSFGTTLLEICFDADVPLKERTPSEVTRLFLSLHPHFLRSGVDPGWIQVGDLVFFPFSQKERFYEKRHRLPEPSCKELATLISQCLNYTPVERPSFRTILRDLTQLQPHNLVDVTSVNPDFPVSDPTVFQKRYLKKIRELGEGHFGKVSLYCYDPTNDGTGEMVAVKSLKSGCSQQLLTSWKREIEILKTLYHENIVKYKGCCSEQGEKIVQLIMEYVPLGSLRDYLPKHNVSLAHILLFAQQICEGMAYLHSLHYIHRDLAARNVLLENENVVKIGDFGLAKAIPEGHEYYRVCEDGDSPVFWYAVECLKECKFYYASDVWSFGVTLYELLTRCDSSQSPPAKFIEMIGATQGQMTVLRLIELLDRGKRLPSPKDCPCEIYRLMKNCWEAEASFRPAFRNLVPILRSFHEKYRAQAPSVFSLC, from the exons ATGTCTCTGTGCCAATGCGCGGCGAAACACGGCGAGTCGGACGCCGACGGCTGCTGCTTCTCGGCGAGCGGCGGCGTGAAGGTTTGTCTGCACTGGAGTGGCGAGGAGGAGCGGGAGAGGTGCCAGACCTACACCCAGGGCACGCTCAGCGCCGAGGAGATCTGCATCGACCTCGCCCGGAGGATCG GCATCACGCCGCTGTGCTACAGCCTCTTCGCCCTCTATGACACCCAGAGCCGCGTCTGGCTCCCGCCCAACCACCTCTTCAAAATCAGCAAAGACACCAACTTCAACCTGCTTTTCCGCATGAG gtACTACTTTCGGAATTGGCATGGGATGAACGACAAGGAACCGGCGGTTTATCGCAACGTGCCCCGACAGAGCGACTCCCCCGATGAGAAGCTGCAAGGAGGAGCCTTGCTCGACAAATCGTCCTTCGAGTATCTGTTTGAGCAG GGAAAATTTGAATTCATCAACGATGTCGCATCTTTGAAAGACCTCCAGACCGAGCAGGAGGTCCAGAGGTTCAAGAATGAAAGCTTGGGCATGGCCGTGCTTCACCTCTCGCACATCGCCATCAAAAAAGGCATCTCTCTTGAGGAAGTGGCCAGAAAATACAG CTTCAAGGACTGCATCCCTCGTTCCTTCTACCGCCAGATCCAGCAGAACAACTACCTGACCAAATTCCGCATGAAAAACGTCTTCAAGAAGTTCGTGCAGCGTTTCCAGCGCCACACGGTCAGCGCCGGCAAGCTGACGGTGCAGGACGTCATGTACAAGTACCTGGCTACCCTGGAGCACCTCGCCCCTCGCTTCGGGAGCGAGCTCTTCCCCGTGCTCTCCTTGGAGACCTCCTCCGAAGGGGAGAAGGTGCAGCTCTATGTCAACGGGGGCCATTCGCAGCTGGAGCACGCGCACGCGCTGCTCCCCAAGGACCAGCCCATCACCCACGAGGTCCTTGTCACCGGCACGACCGGGATCCAGTGGCGGCCGGTGCCCGGAGAG AGCGTCGAGAACTTCTCCCATCGCGGATATTTTGGgagaaagagcagaaacaaaGAACTGGAGCCCAAGGGGCCGACGCAGCCGGCGGAGCGGAGCGAGCTGAAATGGGCCCATTTCTGCGATTTCCGGGAGATCACACACATCGTCGTCAAGGACTGCAGGGTCAGCATCAACCGGCAGGACAACAAGTGCCTG gAGGTGGTTCTCCCGTCCTCCGAGAGCGCGCTCTCCTTGGTCTCGCTGGTGGATGGTTATTTCCGACTCACGGCCGATTCTAGCCACTACCTGTGTCACGAAGTGGCTCCGCCGCGGCTCGTGATGAGCATCATGAACGGCATCCACGGGCCCATGCA GGAGGAGTTTGTTTTTGCCAAACTGCGacgggaggagcaggaggaagggctcTACATCATCCGCTGGAGCGTCCTTGACTTCAACAGGATGATTCTCTCCGTGGTGAAAAAGAGCCACCAGCAG GCTcccggggtgcaggcagccctcAAGTACAGGCAGTTCCGGAtccaaaaaaaaggaaactccTTTGTGCTGGAAGGGTGGGACCGGGAGTTTTCTACTTTGAGGGAGCTCTTGGATGTACTCAAGGGCTGCACGCTCAGGTCTGGCGAGGAAAGCTTCACGGTGAAGAGATGCTGCCCCCCCAAACCAGGAG AGATCTCGGACCTGCTGATCACACGAAAGGTGAAGGACAGCACGAAACAGATCCTTAACCTGACCCAGCTCAGCTTCCACCAGATCCGCAAGAACGAGATCACCCAG CGAGCCCACCTGGGGCAGGGCACCCGCACGAACATCTACGACGGGCTCCTGAACGTCTGCGGGACCACCGGGGCCGATGACGAAGCCGAGTATTTCTCCACTGAGCAGAATAACAACAGCCGGGAGATGCACGTGGTCCTCAAAGTCCTGGACCCCAGCCACAGAGACATCGCCCTG GCGTTTTTCGAGACAGCCAGCCTGATGAGCCAAGTGTCACACGTTCACTTGGCTTTCGTGCACGGCGTCTGCGTGCGAGGCTCCGAGA ACATCATGGTGGAGGAGTTCGTGGAACACGGACCTCTGGACGTGCTGCTGCGGAAAGAGAAAGGCCGGGTCACCGTGGGCTGGAAAATCACCGTGGCCAAGCAGTTGGCCAGTGCCTTGAGCTACCTG GAAGACAAAAACCTGGTGCACGGCAACGTGTGTGCAAAAAACATCCTGCTGGCCAGGAAAGGGCTGGAAGATGGATCCGTGCCTTTCGTGAAGCTCAGCGACCCCGGAGTCAGCTTTACAGTGCTCTCCCGAGAAG AACGCGTGGACCGGATCCCCTGGATCGCCCCAGAATGCGTCCGGGATGTGGGAAACCTCAGCACAGCGGCCGACAAATGGAGCTTTGGCACCACGTTGCTGGAAATCTGCTTCGACGCCGACGTCCCGCTCAAAGAGCGCACTCCTTCGGAGGTGACTcgcctcttcctctccctccatcCCCACTTTCTTCGTTCTGGGGTGGATCCTGGGTGGATCCAGGTTGGAGacctggttttctttcctttctctcagaaagaaCGTTTCTACGAGAAGAGGCATCGCCTGCCCGAGCCGTCCTGCAAGGAGCTGGCCACCCTCATCTCTCAGTGCCTGAACTACACCCCCGTCGAGCGGCCGTCCTTCCGCACCATCCTGCGGGATCTCACCCAGCTCCAGCCGCACA ATCTCGTAGACGTCACCTCGGTGAACCCCGACTTCCCAGTGTCAGACCCCACCGTCTTCCAGAAGCGTTACCTGAAAAAGATTCGGGAGCTGGGGGAG GGTCACTTCGGCAAGGTGAGCCTGTATTGCTACGACCCCACCAACGATGGAACGGGGGAAATGGTGGCCGTCAAATCCCTCAAAtctggctgcagccagcagctgctgacCAGCTGGAAGAGGGAGATTGAGATCCTCAAGACGCTTTATCACGAAAACATCGTCAAGTACAAGGGATGCTGCAGCGAGCAGG gaGAGAAGATTGTGCAGCTGATCATGGAGTACGTGCCCCTCGGCAGCCTGCGAGACTACCTGCCCAAGCACAACGTCAGCCTGGCGCACATCCTGCTCTTCGCCCAGCAGATCTGTGAG gGCATGGCCTATCTCCACTCCCTCCACTACATCCACAGGGACCTCGCCGCCCGCAACGTGCTGCTGGAGAACGAAAACGTGGTGAAAATCGGGGATTTTGGTTTAGCCAAAGCCATCCCCGAGGGCCACGAGTATTACCGGGTCTGCGAGGATGGGGACAGCCCCGTCTTTTG GTACGCCGTGGAGTGCCTCAAGGAGTGTAAGTTTTACTACGCGTCCGATGTCTGGTCCTTCGGGGTGACGCTCTACGAGCTCCTGACCCGCTGTGACTCCAGCCAGAGCCCTCCTGCG aaattcATCGAGATGATCGGGGCGACGCAGGGGCAGATGACGGTGCTGAGGCTGATCGAGCTGCTGGACAGGGGGAAGAGGCTGCCGAGTCCCAAGGACTGTCCTTGCGAG ATCTACCGGCTGATGAAGAACTGCTGGGAAGCGGAAGCCTCCTTCCGCCCGGCCTTCCGCAACCTCGTCCCCATCCTCAGGAGCTTCCACGAGAAGTACAGGGCTCAGGCT
- the TYK2 gene encoding non-receptor tyrosine-protein kinase TYK2 isoform X2, whose amino-acid sequence MRGAGNPRAGDVVSGARCLKRLQAPPQSAGVCSPAGASSGAIAMSLCQCAAKHGESDADGCCFSASGGVKVCLHWSGEEERERCQTYTQGTLSAEEICIDLARRIGITPLCYSLFALYDTQSRVWLPPNHLFKISKDTNFNLLFRMRYYFRNWHGMNDKEPAVYRNVPRQSDSPDEKLQGGALLDKSSFEYLFEQGKFEFINDVASLKDLQTEQEVQRFKNESLGMAVLHLSHIAIKKGISLEEVARKYSFKDCIPRSFYRQIQQNNYLTKFRMKNVFKKFVQRFQRHTVSAGKLTVQDVMYKYLATLEHLAPRFGSELFPVLSLETSSEGEKVQLYVNGGHSQLEHAHALLPKDQPITHEVLVTGTTGIQWRPVPGESVENFSHRGYFGRKSRNKELEPKGPTQPAERSELKWAHFCDFREITHIVVKDCRVSINRQDNKCLEVVLPSSESALSLVSLVDGYFRLTADSSHYLCHEVAPPRLVMSIMNGIHGPMQEEFVFAKLRREEQEEGLYIIRWSVLDFNRMILSVVKKSHQQAPGVQAALKYRQFRIQKKGNSFVLEGWDREFSTLRELLDVLKGCTLRSGEESFTVKRCCPPKPGEISDLLITRKVKDSTKQILNLTQLSFHQIRKNEITQRAHLGQGTRTNIYDGLLNVCGTTGADDEAEYFSTEQNNNSREMHVVLKVLDPSHRDIALAFFETASLMSQVSHVHLAFVHGVCVRGSENIMVEEFVEHGPLDVLLRKEKGRVTVGWKITVAKQLASALSYLEDKNLVHGNVCAKNILLARKGLEDGSVPFVKLSDPGVSFTVLSREERVDRIPWIAPECVRDVGNLSTAADKWSFGTTLLEICFDADVPLKERTPSEKERFYEKRHRLPEPSCKELATLISQCLNYTPVERPSFRTILRDLTQLQPHNLVDVTSVNPDFPVSDPTVFQKRYLKKIRELGEGHFGKVSLYCYDPTNDGTGEMVAVKSLKSGCSQQLLTSWKREIEILKTLYHENIVKYKGCCSEQGEKIVQLIMEYVPLGSLRDYLPKHNVSLAHILLFAQQICEGMAYLHSLHYIHRDLAARNVLLENENVVKIGDFGLAKAIPEGHEYYRVCEDGDSPVFWYAVECLKECKFYYASDVWSFGVTLYELLTRCDSSQSPPAKFIEMIGATQGQMTVLRLIELLDRGKRLPSPKDCPCEIYRLMKNCWEAEASFRPAFRNLVPILRSFHEKYRAQAPSVFSLC is encoded by the exons ATGCGGGGTGCGGGGAACCCTCGTGCCGGGGACGTGGTGAGTGGAGCACGATGCTTGAAAAGGCTTCAGGCCCCCCCCCAAAGCGCCGGGGTTTGCTCCCCAG CTGGGGCGTCCTCGGGGGCCATCGCCATGTCTCTGTGCCAATGCGCGGCGAAACACGGCGAGTCGGACGCCGACGGCTGCTGCTTCTCGGCGAGCGGCGGCGTGAAGGTTTGTCTGCACTGGAGTGGCGAGGAGGAGCGGGAGAGGTGCCAGACCTACACCCAGGGCACGCTCAGCGCCGAGGAGATCTGCATCGACCTCGCCCGGAGGATCG GCATCACGCCGCTGTGCTACAGCCTCTTCGCCCTCTATGACACCCAGAGCCGCGTCTGGCTCCCGCCCAACCACCTCTTCAAAATCAGCAAAGACACCAACTTCAACCTGCTTTTCCGCATGAG gtACTACTTTCGGAATTGGCATGGGATGAACGACAAGGAACCGGCGGTTTATCGCAACGTGCCCCGACAGAGCGACTCCCCCGATGAGAAGCTGCAAGGAGGAGCCTTGCTCGACAAATCGTCCTTCGAGTATCTGTTTGAGCAG GGAAAATTTGAATTCATCAACGATGTCGCATCTTTGAAAGACCTCCAGACCGAGCAGGAGGTCCAGAGGTTCAAGAATGAAAGCTTGGGCATGGCCGTGCTTCACCTCTCGCACATCGCCATCAAAAAAGGCATCTCTCTTGAGGAAGTGGCCAGAAAATACAG CTTCAAGGACTGCATCCCTCGTTCCTTCTACCGCCAGATCCAGCAGAACAACTACCTGACCAAATTCCGCATGAAAAACGTCTTCAAGAAGTTCGTGCAGCGTTTCCAGCGCCACACGGTCAGCGCCGGCAAGCTGACGGTGCAGGACGTCATGTACAAGTACCTGGCTACCCTGGAGCACCTCGCCCCTCGCTTCGGGAGCGAGCTCTTCCCCGTGCTCTCCTTGGAGACCTCCTCCGAAGGGGAGAAGGTGCAGCTCTATGTCAACGGGGGCCATTCGCAGCTGGAGCACGCGCACGCGCTGCTCCCCAAGGACCAGCCCATCACCCACGAGGTCCTTGTCACCGGCACGACCGGGATCCAGTGGCGGCCGGTGCCCGGAGAG AGCGTCGAGAACTTCTCCCATCGCGGATATTTTGGgagaaagagcagaaacaaaGAACTGGAGCCCAAGGGGCCGACGCAGCCGGCGGAGCGGAGCGAGCTGAAATGGGCCCATTTCTGCGATTTCCGGGAGATCACACACATCGTCGTCAAGGACTGCAGGGTCAGCATCAACCGGCAGGACAACAAGTGCCTG gAGGTGGTTCTCCCGTCCTCCGAGAGCGCGCTCTCCTTGGTCTCGCTGGTGGATGGTTATTTCCGACTCACGGCCGATTCTAGCCACTACCTGTGTCACGAAGTGGCTCCGCCGCGGCTCGTGATGAGCATCATGAACGGCATCCACGGGCCCATGCA GGAGGAGTTTGTTTTTGCCAAACTGCGacgggaggagcaggaggaagggctcTACATCATCCGCTGGAGCGTCCTTGACTTCAACAGGATGATTCTCTCCGTGGTGAAAAAGAGCCACCAGCAG GCTcccggggtgcaggcagccctcAAGTACAGGCAGTTCCGGAtccaaaaaaaaggaaactccTTTGTGCTGGAAGGGTGGGACCGGGAGTTTTCTACTTTGAGGGAGCTCTTGGATGTACTCAAGGGCTGCACGCTCAGGTCTGGCGAGGAAAGCTTCACGGTGAAGAGATGCTGCCCCCCCAAACCAGGAG AGATCTCGGACCTGCTGATCACACGAAAGGTGAAGGACAGCACGAAACAGATCCTTAACCTGACCCAGCTCAGCTTCCACCAGATCCGCAAGAACGAGATCACCCAG CGAGCCCACCTGGGGCAGGGCACCCGCACGAACATCTACGACGGGCTCCTGAACGTCTGCGGGACCACCGGGGCCGATGACGAAGCCGAGTATTTCTCCACTGAGCAGAATAACAACAGCCGGGAGATGCACGTGGTCCTCAAAGTCCTGGACCCCAGCCACAGAGACATCGCCCTG GCGTTTTTCGAGACAGCCAGCCTGATGAGCCAAGTGTCACACGTTCACTTGGCTTTCGTGCACGGCGTCTGCGTGCGAGGCTCCGAGA ACATCATGGTGGAGGAGTTCGTGGAACACGGACCTCTGGACGTGCTGCTGCGGAAAGAGAAAGGCCGGGTCACCGTGGGCTGGAAAATCACCGTGGCCAAGCAGTTGGCCAGTGCCTTGAGCTACCTG GAAGACAAAAACCTGGTGCACGGCAACGTGTGTGCAAAAAACATCCTGCTGGCCAGGAAAGGGCTGGAAGATGGATCCGTGCCTTTCGTGAAGCTCAGCGACCCCGGAGTCAGCTTTACAGTGCTCTCCCGAGAAG AACGCGTGGACCGGATCCCCTGGATCGCCCCAGAATGCGTCCGGGATGTGGGAAACCTCAGCACAGCGGCCGACAAATGGAGCTTTGGCACCACGTTGCTGGAAATCTGCTTCGACGCCGACGTCCCGCTCAAAGAGCGCACTCCTTCGGAG aaagaaCGTTTCTACGAGAAGAGGCATCGCCTGCCCGAGCCGTCCTGCAAGGAGCTGGCCACCCTCATCTCTCAGTGCCTGAACTACACCCCCGTCGAGCGGCCGTCCTTCCGCACCATCCTGCGGGATCTCACCCAGCTCCAGCCGCACA ATCTCGTAGACGTCACCTCGGTGAACCCCGACTTCCCAGTGTCAGACCCCACCGTCTTCCAGAAGCGTTACCTGAAAAAGATTCGGGAGCTGGGGGAG GGTCACTTCGGCAAGGTGAGCCTGTATTGCTACGACCCCACCAACGATGGAACGGGGGAAATGGTGGCCGTCAAATCCCTCAAAtctggctgcagccagcagctgctgacCAGCTGGAAGAGGGAGATTGAGATCCTCAAGACGCTTTATCACGAAAACATCGTCAAGTACAAGGGATGCTGCAGCGAGCAGG gaGAGAAGATTGTGCAGCTGATCATGGAGTACGTGCCCCTCGGCAGCCTGCGAGACTACCTGCCCAAGCACAACGTCAGCCTGGCGCACATCCTGCTCTTCGCCCAGCAGATCTGTGAG gGCATGGCCTATCTCCACTCCCTCCACTACATCCACAGGGACCTCGCCGCCCGCAACGTGCTGCTGGAGAACGAAAACGTGGTGAAAATCGGGGATTTTGGTTTAGCCAAAGCCATCCCCGAGGGCCACGAGTATTACCGGGTCTGCGAGGATGGGGACAGCCCCGTCTTTTG GTACGCCGTGGAGTGCCTCAAGGAGTGTAAGTTTTACTACGCGTCCGATGTCTGGTCCTTCGGGGTGACGCTCTACGAGCTCCTGACCCGCTGTGACTCCAGCCAGAGCCCTCCTGCG aaattcATCGAGATGATCGGGGCGACGCAGGGGCAGATGACGGTGCTGAGGCTGATCGAGCTGCTGGACAGGGGGAAGAGGCTGCCGAGTCCCAAGGACTGTCCTTGCGAG ATCTACCGGCTGATGAAGAACTGCTGGGAAGCGGAAGCCTCCTTCCGCCCGGCCTTCCGCAACCTCGTCCCCATCCTCAGGAGCTTCCACGAGAAGTACAGGGCTCAGGCT